A genomic region of Vitis vinifera cultivar Pinot Noir 40024 chromosome 7, ASM3070453v1 contains the following coding sequences:
- the LOC104879841 gene encoding pentatricopeptide repeat-containing protein At5g48910-like — MSHRTEVSWGAVIDAYIDQGFLTDALQLYAKMRSLGHSASNAILVGAFGACAKLQDLALGRIIPGQVEAMGLQLNVTLGTSLVDMYSKCGAIEMAMEVFSRMPVKSVASWNCMINGLAMNGGGSAAIGLFKEMQASGLGPNSATFVGVLHACSHGGLVNEALEFFSCMSELYGIETNVKHYGCMVDLYGRAGKLEKAVDVIRTMPMKPDIVIWGALLGGCKEHGNAKLGELVGAQIMKLQPHKVSGCSSLSDMYAMDGRLEDVISVRRMMLDMYVGREPGCSTLT; from the coding sequence ATGTCTCACAGAACCGAGGTCTCATGGGGCGCAGTAATTGATGCTTATATTGATCAAGGTTTTTTGACGGATGCATTGCAATTGTATGCAAAGATGAGGAGTTTGGGACATTCAGCAAGCAATGCAATCTTGGTGGGGGCATTTGGTGCTTGTGCTAAGCTGCAGGACTTGGCACTGGGGAGGATTATTCCTGGGCAAGTTGAGGCCATGGGGCTACAACTCAATGTGACCCTTGGAACAAGTCTGGTTGACATGTACTCAAAATGTGGAGCTATCGAAATGGCCATGGAGGTATTCTCTAGGATGCCTGTGAAAAGTGTTGCATCATGGAATTGCATGATCAACGGTCTGGCAATGAATGGTGGGGGAAGCGCAGCAATTGGCTTGTTTAAGGAGATGCAGGCGTCTGGTTTGGGACCCAACAGTGCAACCTTTGTGGGTGTCCTGCATGCATGCAGTCATGGAGGGCTAGTGAATGAAGCACTCGAATTCTTTTCGTGTATGAGTGAGTTGTACGGGATTGAAACTAATGTTAAGCATTATGGGTGCATGGTTGATCTCTATGGCCGAGCTGGGAAGCTTGAGAAGGCCGTGGATGTCATCAGAACGATGCCCATGAAACCGGATATTGTAATATGGGGAGCATTGTTAGGTGGGTGCAAGGAGCATGGCAACGCAAAGCTTGGGGAGCTGGTAGGAGCACAGATTATGAAGCTACAACCACATAAGGTTTCCGGGTGCTCGAGTCTTTCGGATATGTATGCGATGGATGGGCGATTGGAGGACGTGATCAGTGTAAGGAGGATGATGCTGGACATGTATGTTGGGAGGGAACCTGGATGTAGCACCTTGACTTAA